Proteins from one Hirundo rustica isolate bHirRus1 chromosome 28, bHirRus1.pri.v3, whole genome shotgun sequence genomic window:
- the SEMA4C gene encoding semaphorin-4C, which translates to MAPGRPLALAALLALVTAATAAGASWSAVPRRTVPYAELRDAAKRFSQGGVSHYVTLTLDEAEALLYVGAREAVFALATGTVELKAAISWEAPVEKKAECVQKGKNNQTDCFNYVRFLQSYNSSHLYACGTYAFQPKCTYIELSGFTLDAVAFEDGKGKCPYDPTKGHTGLIVDGELYSATFNNFLGTEPVILRNLGPHYSVKTEHLTSWLNEPHFVASAFVPESAGSGSGDDDKVYFFFSERAVEYDCYAEQVVARVARVCKGDVGGARTLQKKWTSFLKARLVCSAPEQQLHFNRLQAVFTLPGARWQDTAFFGVFQARWGDVDVSAICRYHILEVKKAFEGPYKEYREQAQRWGRYSGEVPSPRPGACITDWHRQNGFGSSLELPDNTLSFAKKHPLMDEPVPPQRGRPLLLKRDANFTQLVVHRVAGLDGATYEVLFIGTGDGWVHKALDLGSRIHLVEELQVFEPAQPVESLVLAGTKKLLFAGSRLQVAQLPLADCGRYQSCTDCVLARDPYCAWSRNGSACVHTDGHNGSHLVQDLLSSDTGACSVPQVAKQGPLTPKNVTVVAGTDLVLTCRLGSNLARALWTFEGRALAAERVLVLGEARLRALVVPGAGAQHSGTYRCLAEEQGARLPAQEYRVAVLAGPGAPLETRAPPEGPGAAWALAVCLGALCLLLLLAVLSLWRRLRRELGRGAKAVESTLVYPIELPKEPPSPRFASSAASDSDEKLWDPSGYYYSDGSLKIVPGHAGAAGGACCRNGGPGAGSPPAAIPGQPLHSPTRIHLGPLRGSASNGYIRLALGAEERPACADLAEELRRKLQQRQPLPDSNPEESSV; encoded by the exons ATGGCCCCCGGCCGGCCGCTGGCCCTCGCCGCGCTGCTGGCCCTGGTcaccgccgccaccgccgcggGGGCATCGTGGAGCGCTGTGCCCAGGAGGACCGTCCCCTACGCGG agctgcGGGACGCGGCCAAGCGCTTCTCTCAGGGCGGGGTGTCGCACTACGTGACGCTGACGCTGGACGAGGCCGAGGCGCTGCTCTACGTGGGCGCCCGCGAGGCCGTGTTCGCCCTGGCCACCGGCACCGTGGAGCTCAAGGCGGCG ATCTCCTGGGAGGCGCCCGTGGAGAAGAAAGCGGAGTGCGTGCAGAAGGGCAAGAACAACCAG aCCGACTGCTTCAACTACGTGCGCTTCCTGCAGAGCTACAACAGCTCCCACCTCTACGCCTGCGGCACCTACGCCTTCCAGCCCAAGTGCACCTACATC GAGCTGTCCGGCTTCACCCTGGACGCGGTGGCGTTCGAGGACGGCAAGGGCAAATGTCCCTACGACCCGACCAAGGGCCACACGGGCCTCATCGTGG ACGGGGAGCTCTACTCGGCCACCTTCAACAACTTCCTGGGCACCGAGCCCGTCATCCTGCGCAACCTGGGCCCGCACTACTCCGTCAAGACCGAGCACCTCACCTCCTGGCTCAACG AGCCCCACTTCGTGGCGTCGGCCTTCGTGCCCGAGAGCgcgggcagcggcagcggcgaCGACGACAAGGTTTACTTCTTCTTCAGCGAGCGCGCCGTCGAGTACGACTGCTACGCCGAGCAGGTGGTGGCACGCGTGGCACGGGTCTGCAAG GGGGACGTGGGCGGCGCGCGGACGCTGCAGAAGAAGTGGACGTCGTTCCTGAAGGCGCGCCTGGTGTGCTCGGCGCccgagcagcagctgcacttcAACCGCCTGCAGGCCGTGTTCACGCTGCCCGGGGCGCGCTGGCAGGACACCGCCTTCTTCGGGGTCTTCCAGGCCCGCTG GGGGGACGTGGACGTCTCTGCCATCTGCCGCTACCACATCCTGGAGGTGAAGAAGGCCTTTGAGGGGCCCTACAAGGAGTACCGGGAGCAGGCGCAGCGATGGGGACGCTACTCGGGCGAGGTGCCCAGCCCGCGGCCCGGCGCG TGCATCACGGACTGGCACCGGCAGAACGGCTTCGgcagctccctggagctgcccgACAACACGCTCAGCTTCGCCAAGAAGCACCCGCTGATGGACGAGCCGGTGCCGCCGCAGCGCGGGCGCCCGCTGCTGCTCAAGAGGGACGCCAACTTCACCCAGCTGGTGGTGCACCGCGTGGCAGGGCTGGACGGGGCCACCTACGAGGTGCTCTTCATCGGCACAG GTGACGGCTGGGTGCACAAGGCGCTGGATCTGGGCTCCCGCATCCACCtggtggaggagctgcaggtgttcGAGCCGGCGCAGCCCGTGGAGAGCCTGGTGCTGGCGGGCACCAAG AAGCTGCTGTTCGCCGGGTCCCGGCTGCAGGTGGCACAGCTGCCCCTGGCAGACTGCGGGCGCTACCAGTCCTGCACCGACTGCGTGCTGGCACGGGACCCCTACTGCGCCTGGAGCCGCAACGGCAGCGCCTGCGTCCACACCGACGGGCACAACGG GTCCCACCTGGTGCAGGACCTGCTGAGCTCCGACACCGGCGCCTGCTCCGTGCCGCAGGTGGCCAAGCAAG GGCCGCTGACCCCCAAGAACGTGACGGTGGTGGCGGGCACGGACCTGGTGCTGACGTGCCGCCTGGGCTCCAACCTGGCGCGGGCGCTCTGGACCTTCGAGGGCCGGGCGCTGGCGGCCGAgcgggtgctggtgctgggcgAGGCGCGGCTGCGGGCGCTGGTGGTGCCGGGCGCGGGCGCGCAGCACAGCGGCACGTACCGCTGCCTGGCCGAGGAGCAGGGCGCGCGCCTGCCCGCGCAGGAGTACCGCGTGGCCGTgctggcggggccgggcgcgccGCTGGAGACGCGGGCGCCGCCGGAGGGCCCGGGCGCGGCCTGGGCGCTGGCCGTGTGCCTGGGCgcgctgtgcctgctgctgctgctggccgtGCTGTCGCTGTGGCGCCGGCTGCGCCGCGAGCTGGGCCGGGGCGCCAAGGCGGTGGAGAGCACGCTGGTGTACCCCATCGAGCTGCCCAAGGAGCCGCCCAGCCCGCGCTTCGCCTCCAGCGCCGCCTCCGACTCGGACGAGAAGCTCTGGGACCCCTCCGGCTATTACTACTCGGACGGCTCGCTCAAGATCGTGCCCGGCCACGCCGGGGCGGCCGGAGGCGCCTGCTGCCGCAacggcggccccggggccggcTCGCCGCCCGCCGCCATCCCCGGGCAGCCGCTGCACTCGCCCACCCGCATCCACCTGGGCCCCCTGCGCGGCTCGGCCTCCAACGGGTACATCCGGCTGGCGCTGGGCGCCGAGGAGCGCCCGGCCTGCGCCGACCTGGCCGAGGAGCTGCGGCGCAAGCTGCAGCAGCGCCAGCCCCTGCCCGACTCCAACCCCGAGGAGTCGTCGGTGTGA
- the ANKRD39 gene encoding ankyrin repeat domain-containing protein 39 encodes MAGGRRSPPAPCCPGRVAMPAPCCPGRVAVPSVHQSLSEMDFERGIWAAARDGDEARVLQLLERSGDPAEPDQAGYTALHYASRNGHLAVCRLLLERGAPCDARTPGGATPLHRACYCGHRAVTELLLAHGADPAATDSDGRTGLHKAAEQGHRELCALLLRHRPDLAAVRDARGRSPRDGAHPAVCDLLDT; translated from the exons ATGGCCGGCGGTCGCCGCTCTCCGCCCGCTCCGTGCTGCCCGGGGCGGGTGGCGATGCCCGCTCCGTGCTGCCCGGGGCGGGTGGCCGTGCCCAGCGTGCACCAGAGCCTGTCCGAGATGGACTTCGAGCGGG GGATCTGGGCGGCGGCGCGGGACGGGGACGAGGCGcgggtgctgcagctgctggagcggAGCGGGGACCCCGCGGAGCCCGACCAGGCGGGGTACACGGCCCTG CACTACGCCAGTCGGAACGGGCACCTGGCCGTGTgccggctgctgctggagcgGGGGGCTCCGTGCGACGCCCGCACCCCCGGCGGGGCCACGCCGCTGCACCGCGCCTGCTACTGCGGCCACCGCGCCGTCaccgagctgctgctggcacacgGCGCCGACCCCGCGGCCACGGACAGCGACGGCAGAACCGGCCTGCACAAG GCGGCCGAGCAGGGGCACCGCGAGCTCTGCGCCCTCCTCCTGCGCCACCGCCCGGACCTCGCCGCCGTCCGCGATGCGCGGGGCCGCAGCCCGCGGGACGGGGCCCACCCGGCCGTGTGCGACCTGCTGGACACCTGA